GTCAGCGTCGATACCCCCACCCTGACCAACGGACACGACTACACCTGGTACGTCTACACCTCAGACGGCATCCTGCACTCGGCCGCCGCCAACGGTGGCGGGTTCGGTGTCGACACCACACCGCCGGCCCTGGTCTCAATCACCTCGAGCGACTATCCCGCCGCGGGTAGCTCCACCCCCACCACCAAGCACGCCGGTGCGCCCGCGGCCGACACCACCGGTGCGTTCACCATCAACGCCACCGACGACCACAGCGGCATCGCCCGCATCGACTGGCAGCTGACACCCCTGTCCGCCGGTGCCCCAGCGGCCGGGGCCACCTCCGGCTCCAAGACGTTCACCGGCTCCGCCACCGGCACCGCCACCGCCACCATCAGCCCCGGACGGTGGGGGACCAACATCCTCTTCGCCCGCGTCGTCGACCGGGCCGGCAACACCAGCCAGACCAAGCAGTACGTCTTCTACGCCCCCGCCGACCCTGACGCCACCCCCAGCCTCGGCGACATCACCGGCGACCACGTCGTCGACCTCATCACCACCACCACCGATGGTCGGCTGCGGGTGTACCCCGCCACCAAGGACCCGGGGGCGCTGGATACCACCAACACCGACCCCGCGGCCGGGCCCTACATCGCCAGCGCCCCCGAACAGGCCCCCGACGGGACGACCTGGAACGGGTCGATCCTGACCCACCGCGGGTCCCTGACCAGCAACGCCTACGTAGACGACCTCGTCGCCTGGAAGAACGGCATCCTGCGCCTCTACAGCAACACCCAGAACACCACGACCGGCGCTGTCGGCTTCTTCAGCAGCGACTACTCCTCCACCATCCCCCACCCTGCCTGTACCGGCACCTGCACGGGCTACCCGACCAGCTGGGCAACCCTGACGGCGATGGTCGCCCCAGGCGACGTCACCGGCGACGGGCTTCCCGACCTCGTCACCATCGAAGGGGGCCGCCTCTGGCTCTACCACGGCACCACCTTCAAGCAGTTCAACAACCCCCTGGCCCTGTCCCTGACAGGACCGACCGGCATGGCGGTCGACACGGCCCACGCTGACCTGCTGGCCCCCTTCGATGCCGCCCACAACGGCAGCAGCCCTGACCTGTGGATCCGTGACCGGGTCACCGGCACGATCACCCAGTTCAACGGGACCGGCACGACCGCCGGGCTCGCCACCACGGGCACGCTCGTGGCCACCGGATACACCGGCGACAGCACGCCCGTGGTGTTCACCGGGGGTGACTACCTGCACAACACGACCACCACCGCGACCACGTTCCAGCCCAGCATCATCACCCTCACTGGAGCCGGCACCCTCCAGCTGCGGGAGACCCCGACCTCGGCCGCCTCCCTCATCAGCACCGCAACGTTCGGACCCGCCGTCGCCGCCGTCGAGAACCAAACTGTGAGGCACACCCGCAACGTCTACGTCCCGGTTACGCCGACCCGCCTGGTCGACACCCGCAGCGGCGGCGGCGGCACCCTCACCAGCAGCCGCCGCGCCTGGCTCGTCACTGGCACGGCCAACGTCCCCGCCACCGGCGTCACCGCCGTCGCCATCAACGTCGTTGCCCTGAACGCGTCGACCGAGGGCACCTACGTCCGGTTCGGAGACAACGGCCCCGCCACGGCCACCTCCACCCTCAACACCCCGGCCAGCACGCCCGTCTCCAACTCCGTCGTCCTCGTCCCCGACGACCAGGGCCGGATCTCCGCCGTCACCGGGAACGGCACCACCGCCGACGTCCTGATCGACGTCGTGGGCTACTACACCGACCAGAGTGATGCCGACACCGCCGGGGTCAGCGGCAGCTACTTCGTCCCCCTCGCCGGGGCCCGGGCCTGCGACAGTCGCCTGAGCACCGGCAACGCCCCCGGCTGCGGGGACATCCCGGCGGCGGGCACGCGGACCGTCACCATCGCCGGCACCGCGGGAGTTCCCCTGGGGGCCACCGCGGTCACCGCGAACATCACCATCGTCTCGGCTACCGCCACCACCTCCGTCGTCGCCTGGGCCGCCGGAACACCCCGCCCCGGCATCACCAGCGTCTTCGCCGTCGCCGGGCAAACAGCCTCCACCACCTCCCAGGTCCAGCTCAACGCCACTGGACAGCTGAGCCTGTCCTCCAACGCAGGCACCCAGGATGTCGTCATCGACATCCAGGGCTACTACCTGCCCAGCAGCACCCCCACCGCGTCCCT
This DNA window, taken from Dermatophilaceae bacterium Soc4.6, encodes the following:
- a CDS encoding DNRLRE domain-containing protein → MTFSATGQRRLAFTTIIALCTTIGGSTLLWAPAASAATGSAVSAVSAVSAGSMLTGGTEEPPAPGSEAAALAEARTSHVAQVVDDLTTATSETTANPDGSFTLVRTLLPTRVEQSGAWVPVDPTLQLGPDGRVHPHALPTDVTFSPGGAAPLVQVTSDTGEPLSISYPDPLPAPVLDGNTATYPEVMPGVDLVVTATDDGGFSEVLAVKDRAAAANPDLASIDFHVAAAGLNITHDATTGALQGTDGTGQLRFTAPTPLMWDSSVARTPRAPTGDPAGDLAGDLSDGSTPGDQAQTTPIDVDPGAKTQAGGITTQTLSVQPDQDMLTAADTVYPVYVDPYFAPYTESRQHFTWVQSGCPTSSNYDSQAYDPGVGLNGFQGCVGVERAYYQIDTSDLDGATINDATLKTTVTYSAQFCPATTVTVNAYYSYGFTSVTNWNTKPGAVTAPNDDTDSAPATHCQGQGGATNVNFDVTKSVRRAAANGYPSNTYRLSSDANEGNQNAFKRFGDNPSLFVHYDRPPNVPTNLSTTPAPVNGWIGATNAATPVTLQARVTTGVPQQTVYGVFTLRDTTAGTTPLDNATGGAPGQPSGSYVSVDTPTLTNGHDYTWYVYTSDGILHSAAANGGGFGVDTTPPALVSITSSDYPAAGSSTPTTKHAGAPAADTTGAFTINATDDHSGIARIDWQLTPLSAGAPAAGATSGSKTFTGSATGTATATISPGRWGTNILFARVVDRAGNTSQTKQYVFYAPADPDATPSLGDITGDHVVDLITTTTDGRLRVYPATKDPGALDTTNTDPAAGPYIASAPEQAPDGTTWNGSILTHRGSLTSNAYVDDLVAWKNGILRLYSNTQNTTTGAVGFFSSDYSSTIPHPACTGTCTGYPTSWATLTAMVAPGDVTGDGLPDLVTIEGGRLWLYHGTTFKQFNNPLALSLTGPTGMAVDTAHADLLAPFDAAHNGSSPDLWIRDRVTGTITQFNGTGTTAGLATTGTLVATGYTGDSTPVVFTGGDYLHNTTTTATTFQPSIITLTGAGTLQLRETPTSAASLISTATFGPAVAAVENQTVRHTRNVYVPVTPTRLVDTRSGGGGTLTSSRRAWLVTGTANVPATGVTAVAINVVALNASTEGTYVRFGDNGPATATSTLNTPASTPVSNSVVLVPDDQGRISAVTGNGTTADVLIDVVGYYTDQSDADTAGVSGSYFVPLAGARACDSRLSTGNAPGCGDIPAAGTRTVTIAGTAGVPLGATAVTANITIVSATATTSVVAWAAGTPRPGITSVFAVAGQTASTTSQVQLNATGQLSLSSNAGTQDVVIDIQGYYLPSSTPTASLPTNTSTYVPVPPARILYTDDPSLSGTSATPLGTAARTLKITGATDSNGQAVIPPSGVCGAVYNLTAVHQSGGGYLKVAPQGTTVSTSSVTYPAGPAARSNLAITKLSAAGSIDITNQGPPTDILVDILGYLSPLNGTC